The genomic interval TGTGATAATACCTCTTTTACCTTTTAATAAATTGTACATTTCTTTGTTTTTATTATTTAATGATCAGCACGGTTTGTCTGTAATTAAGCTTCAGACTCAAAGCATATTTGCCTTTAGTTTTTGAAGCTTAACAAATCCTGTGCATTTTTTAAAGCCGATTCTCCCGGATTCTTACCGCTGAGCATTTCTGCAATAGCGAAAATACGTTCCTCAGGGTTTAATCTGCGGATACCTGTCGTTGTCCGTTCTGATTCTTCTTTCTTATAAACGAAATAATGTGCCTCGCCTTTAGCCGCAATTTGCGGAAGATGGGTAATACAAATTACTTGCATGTTTTGTTCAAGCTCACCTATTACATCACCAACCCGCAGTGCTGTTTCGCCAGAAATACCCGTATCAATCTCATCAAAGATCAAAGTTGGGAGTGAAGTATGTTTTGATATTATTGATTTAATAGCAAGCATTAAACGGGAAAGCTCACCACCGGAAGCTACTTTGCCTACCGGGGCAGGGGCCTGGCCTGCGTTGGCAGAAAACAATAAGGAAATCATATCTTTTCCATCCTTATTCAGGTTCTCCACTACAGTCTGCTCAATTTTAATCTTCGCATTAGGCATGCCCACACGGACTAATATTTCGCCAACTTGTTTCTGGGCTACATTAATAGCCTTGCTGCGGTTTTTTGATAAGGTCTCCGCTATCTTTTCTAACTCGCCCTTCAGCTTATTGATCGCAATGATTAAACGTTCTATCTCTTCGTCACTGTTTAAAAGCGTATTCAGATTGTCCGAAAGTTCATTCTGTATAGTCAGTAGTTCTTCCACTGAAGTAACCCGGTGTTTTTGCTGTAAGGTATAAATAGTATCCAGTCTGACATTGATCTCATCAATCCTCGCCGGGCTGTAAACTATGTTTTCTTCCAGTACTACAGTTTCTTCTGCAATATCTTTGATTTCTATCATTGCTGAACGCAGGCGTTCATTCATTGCGCTGTAAGCAGGATTGAACTTCTCTATAGCCTGGATCTGGTTGATTACTTCTTTTAAGATGGGAAGTACTGCAGTTTCTTCGCCATCGAGTAAAACATGACCATTTAATAAACCTCTTTTGATATTTTCTGCATGATTTAATGCTTCCATCTCAATTTCCAGCGCTGCCTGTTCGCCGGCCTGTAAATTTGCAGTCTCCAGCTCATTAAACAGGAATTGCTCGTAATCTTGCTTGCTTCTGGCTTCATCAGCAGAGGTTTGCATATTAATCAACAGCTGAAGGTTCTTTTTATATTCCCGGAATTTCAATCTATACTGCGTGAGCAGCGGCAGGTGGTTGGATAAAGTATCGACAACTGACAACTGAAAGCCCGGATCATTAACTTCTGACGTTGCATGCTGAGAATGAATATCAATCAGTTTTTCTCCGATCTGCTTCATGACTGACAAGGTTACAGGCGTGTCATTAATGAAAGCTCTGGATTTGCCATCAATAGAAATCTCTCTTCTCAGAATACTTTCCTGTTGATAATCCAGATCGAATTCTTCAAAATAAGGTTGTAGTCCTGAACCCGAAAGTTTGAACTGCCCCTCTATGACACATTTTTTCGCCTGATTGAAAAAATACTTTGTTTCCGCACGCTGACCTAAAATTAAAGACAGCGCACCCAGCATAATAGATTTTCCAGCACCAGTTTCCCCTGTAATGATATTTAAACCTTTATCAAGTTCCAGATCGACACTATCGATCAGTGCATAGTTACGTATAGAAAGTTTCTGTAGCATATTTGATTGCTAAATTATGAAAACTATGTCATTTGACGT from Pedobacter sp. WC2423 carries:
- the recN gene encoding DNA repair protein RecN; the protein is MLQKLSIRNYALIDSVDLELDKGLNIITGETGAGKSIMLGALSLILGQRAETKYFFNQAKKCVIEGQFKLSGSGLQPYFEEFDLDYQQESILRREISIDGKSRAFINDTPVTLSVMKQIGEKLIDIHSQHATSEVNDPGFQLSVVDTLSNHLPLLTQYRLKFREYKKNLQLLINMQTSADEARSKQDYEQFLFNELETANLQAGEQAALEIEMEALNHAENIKRGLLNGHVLLDGEETAVLPILKEVINQIQAIEKFNPAYSAMNERLRSAMIEIKDIAEETVVLEENIVYSPARIDEINVRLDTIYTLQQKHRVTSVEELLTIQNELSDNLNTLLNSDEEIERLIIAINKLKGELEKIAETLSKNRSKAINVAQKQVGEILVRVGMPNAKIKIEQTVVENLNKDGKDMISLLFSANAGQAPAPVGKVASGGELSRLMLAIKSIISKHTSLPTLIFDEIDTGISGETALRVGDVIGELEQNMQVICITHLPQIAAKGEAHYFVYKKEESERTTTGIRRLNPEERIFAIAEMLSGKNPGESALKNAQDLLSFKN